A genomic window from Nicotiana sylvestris chromosome 11, ASM39365v2, whole genome shotgun sequence includes:
- the LOC138881747 gene encoding uncharacterized protein: MEESDAAQGMTRTGRIYTYEHLGGSSKQAATKQPIIKNGLDDLWRKVLNEAYLPNNIICREMTNMVGKVLESHKITYHEDELLPEGLSHNRALHITMQFEDKFVARVLIDGGSNLNICPLSTLKRLGKDFHEIRARSMNVKAFDRSQRATIGEINLCMQMGPTLFDVEFQMLDISATYNLLVIITFPDEPMAVTNNETTQHKDSNSEKEDEIPEEIVREVENFENKPKFNLDETEAVNLGDAETIKETHNIFAWSYDDMTGLSLSIVAYKLPTNPMCPPVKQKLRKFKPDMSVKIKEKVTKRIKAKLLRVVEYPTWLANIVPVPKKDGKVRIALWVITKSGWMKKTQRK; the protein is encoded by the exons ATGGAagaatctgatgctgcacaaggaatgaccagaacGGGAAGGATCTACACAtatgaacacttgggaggatcaagcaagCAGGCTGCTACTAAGCAACCTATCATTAAAAATGGAttagatgatctttggaggaaa gtgttgaatgaagcttatctGCCTAACAACATCATCTGCAGAGAAATGACCAACATGGTAGGgaaggtgctggaaagtcataagattaccTACCACGAGGATGAATTATTGCCCGAAGGTTTAAGTCACAACCGGGCATTGCACATCACGATGCAGTTTGAAGATAAATTTGTTGCTAGGGTCCTGATAGATGGAGGTTCAAACCTCAATATTTGCCCATTGTcaactctgaaaagattgggaaAAGATTTTCATGAGATAAGGGCAagaagtatgaacgtgaaagcctttgataggtctcaaagggccacgattggggagattaatctttgtatgcaaatggggccaactttgtttgatgttgaattccaaatgcttgacatatcagctacatacaatcttct cgttattattacttttcctgatgaaccgatggCTGTGACAaataatgagacaacgcaacataaggatagtaaCTCGGagaaagaagatgaaatacctgaggaaattgtccgagaggttgagaactttgagaataagcctaagttcaacctggacgaaaccgaagcagtaaatttgggagacgctgaGACCATCAAGGAAACTCAC AATatatttgcatggtcatatgatgacatgaccggtctgagcCTATCTATAGTGGCttacaagttgcctaccaatccaatgtgtccgccagtgaagcaaaaactcagaaaattcaaaccagacatgagcgtGAAAATCAAAGAGAAGGTCACTAAGAGGATCAAGGCCAAACttctcagggtagttgagtacccaacctggttagccaacattgtaccagttccgaagaaagatgggaaagtcaga attgctttatGGGTTATTaccaaatctggatggatgaagaagacgcagagaaaatag
- the LOC138881748 gene encoding uncharacterized protein, which translates to MNIQELLVIGDSDLLVHQVQGEWDTKNTKILPYLHHVQELMKRFTRIEFKHMPRIQNEFADTLATLSSMIQHPDKNFIDPVPVMIHNGSAYCAHVEEETDGKPWFHDIKEYLTRGEYPGQANHTKKRMLRRLSNHFFQSGGTLYIRTPDIGLLTCVDTKEASRLFEEIHARTCGPHMNGFVLAKKILRARYFWMTMETDCIRYI; encoded by the coding sequence atgaatatacaggagttactagtgattggagattcagatcttctggtacatcaggttcaaggagagtGGGATACGAAaaacaccaagatactaccatacttgcatcatgtgcaggaattgatgaAAAGATTCACAAGGATAGAATTCAAGCATATGCCCAGAATTCAAAACGAGTTTGCAGACAcactggccactttgtcatcaatgatacaacatccagacaagaatttcattgatcccgtcCCGGTGATGATCCATAATGGAtcggcttactgtgctcatgttgaagaggagacggatggaaagccttggttccacgacatcaaagaatatttgacAAGAGGAGAATATCCAGGGCAGGCAAATCACACTAAAAAACGCATGCTGCGGAGgctatccaatcacttcttccaaagtgGAGGGACCCTATATATAAGAACCCCTGATATAGGGTTGTTAACATGCGTTGACACAAAGGAGGCTTCCAGATTGTTCGAAGAAATACATGCCAgaacttgtggaccacatatgaatggttttgttctagccaagaaaatactcagagccagatatttttggatgaccatggaaacggatTGCATCCGGTACATATAG